Part of the candidate division KSB1 bacterium genome, TCCCGCGCGCACTGCTATTTCCCCACAACACCACCGGCAACTTTCGCCACCCGAGGAAGCTTAAGCAAGGAGTTGGTCCGATGTTGGACCGCAGGCGCCGATGGAGGGCATCGGTGTGCTGGGGCTGCCTATGCTCTTCCCTGCCCAATGGATACCAAGGGCGAGGTTCGCCTGCGGCTCCGCCGGATTGGGAGCAAGAGGCATTGAAAGAAGCAACAGGTCCGATTCCGCCCGGCACGCGCATCCTTATCGATGGTGGTAACCACACGCTCGTTCTTCGTGGCAAATATACTGATATCCGCCCTTATTGTCAAGCTGATTGTCCCAGCGGCGTGGCATAGCCAGGCAAGACCCTCTCAGTAGTGCTGTGGTGGGGGTTGTGGAGGAGTTCGGCGGGGCAGAGGGGGAGTCTGTCGAGGATGACGGGCGGGAGGAAGGGCAGGGATGAGGGTGCCTGCGGGAGTTTTTCCTGGAGGAACTGGGAGGGGGTGAGGGCAGGTGTTGCCTGACCTCTCCAGCTTGCGACAAAATGATCCTTGATTCCCAAAGTCACCTTTACTACCTTTGCAATCGGCATGAGAGACCTCTTCGTAGCTCTAGGTGCTGCACAACGCACGAAGAGTTACGGATATGTCTCATGCCGTTCAACCATTTGCCTCAGGCACAGCCTGCACAAATTCCGGAGAGGAGCCCAAGCGTTGTCGGGCGCAATCTTTGGAGCGATAGGCAAAATCACAGGGAGGAGTGAAGAGTAAATGGCGAGAGTGTTCAACGTTATTATCGAGCGCGACGCGGAAGGGTGGTATGTGGCCAGTGTCTCTGAATTGCGTGGCTGTCACACTCAAGCTAAATCGCTGGATACCCTGATGAAGCGGATTAGAGAAGCAATTGAGTTATGCCTCGAAGTCGAAGGCTCAGAAATCCCGCCTCAAGAGTTCATAGGGGTTCAGCGTATCTGGGTCGAAGTATGACAAAACTGCCGCAGCTCAAAGGACAAGAACTAATCGCAGCGTTACGCAAGGCTGGTTTTGAAGTGATCCGTATCAAGGGAAGCCATCACTTTTTGCGTCACCCTGAGGGACGGTGTACAGTTGTTCCCGTTCATCGTGGAGAGACCATTGGTGATTGTGAGATGACGTCTGACGAGTTGCTGGAACTATTGTAAGGCATGCCTCTCTTGTTCCACGCACGTTGCGCCTAACAAGCGCTTCACGTAACGCCGCTCCGCTGCCCTTCGCGGCGCAAGTGAAGCCCGTGCCGTTGGGCCGCCTCGTCCAACGGTTAGACCGGATTGAAATTCTGGGCCACTTGGCGATTGGTGCTATAATTGTAGTACACTATCAGTGGGTACTGGCCATCAGCGGTGAGAATAGGCAGCGATGAAGGTTCGTGACGTTATCAAGATGATCGAAGAGGACGGCTGGTATCTGGTGGTCACGAGAGGCAGTCGCCGGCAGTACAAACATCCTACCAAACCTGGTTGAGTCACAATAGCCGGACACCCCAACGATGATTTGGCGCCGGGTACACTCAACAGCGTCCTCAAACAGGCACAGTTAGCAAAGCCAAGGAAGGAGGAGAGCTAGAGATGTACCGTTTTCTGATTGTTGTCGAAAAAGCGGATGGGAACTACTCAGCCTACTCGCCAGACCTACCCGGTTGTGTGGCGACAGGCAAGACCCGCGAACAAGTCACGCGCAATATGCACAAGGCAATCGAGATGCATATTCACGGTCTGCTTGAAGGGAACCTCCCTATTCCAAAGTCTCGTTCTTTTGCTGAATATGTTGCTGTTTCCTTGTAACCGGGGGACGGCGCAACCAACTCCCGGGGAGGGCAGAATCGGCCGCCCGCCGGCGTTCTTTGAGAAACCAGGGCAGGGCCCAACCAGGGTACCGGTTGCTCTCAAAACCTGGAACGACAAGGTTACCGGATGCCCTGATTGCTCCTCGAGGATGGAGAGGTTCCGGACTGCTTTGAACGAGCAACACCTCACTCCATCACGAAGAAGGCCGGCGCCCTGTGTTGGGCACCGGCCGCAGTCACCTCAGGCAGCTGCAACGGCCTCTTCCCCCTTAGGAGCTCTGAGGCCCCTTCCTACGTGATCCACACCCGCCGCGCAGCCGCCTGAGATGCCTCCCGTCTGATGCCACAGACACTATAGGTGCATCGCTGCAGATACCCGGTGCGTGCCGCGCAGTTGGTAGCTCACAAAGGCATAGTCCATGCGCACGCCACCCAGCCGCAAGCCCGCTCCCACCGCCAGGTCGCCGTCGTGCGAGCCAAGGCGCAGCGCCACTACCCTCCCTACGACAAGCTCGCCGCCCAGGTAGACCCCCTCTGCCCCAAAGTACTCCTTGTCAAGAGCCAGGCCTGCCTGCGACCTGAGGAAGGGCAGATTTTGCGTCAACGCCACCCCGCAGCGCACCACCGGCACGGTGCGGTCGATGACTCTTGCCGGACTGTTCCATTTGAGCGAGGTGCGCGAGAGGTCGCGCACACTGACGCCCAGACCCAGACTGCGCACCGGCTGGCCAGCAGACTCCGCCTCGGTGGTCAAACGCAGCAAGAGTCCAGCGTCCAGGCCTTGACCATGGCCAGAGAAGGAATCAAGGTGCTGTTCGAGGTACTTGTAGGTAGCTCCCAGGCAGAGCTCCGTGGGAATCCACACCCGCGACAGGCCCAGGCCAAGGCTCACCTCAAAGTCCATCTTGCGGGCAAAGGAGAGCATAATGGCGTTCTCGCTATCACTGAAATAGCCTTCTGGTTGTCCGGTGGAACGCAACGCAGGATTGGTGAACCGGTCCCAGCGGGTCTCGGCGAGCTCTCCGTAGCGGGGAATGTCTTCCACGCCTAGCCGGATCCAGCTCAACCCCACTGCCATCCCCGGCATCACGCGCAGGGCGATGCTGGCAACGTTGTATTGCGCAATACCGCCGAACATAGGGGTGTGCTCGAAGGTTAGCTCGGCGTGGCGCAGGTACGCTAAGCCTGCCGGATTCCAGTAGAAGGCCGTCCCGTCGTTGGCCAATGCCGCAAATGCGCTCCCCATTGCCGCAGCCCGTGCGCCGACCCCGATGCGCAGGAACTCGGCCGCATAGGTGCCGGCACGCAAGAGTTGCGGCATCAAAACCATCCATGCAACCAAGAGCATTGTCCCCCCCCACGTCTTTGCCCGCATAGTCATCTCTCCCATTCACTGCAAGAAGCAACTATCGCAACCTGGCGACTTTCTCGATCGTCTCGATCTTGTCCCGGCCTCGCTTGGCCACCAGCTTCAGGTAATAGACGCCGTTTGCTACCTGCTCGCCCTCTTCATCTGTGCCGTCCCACACGACCTCGGTGTAGCCGATCACCGACTCGACCTCGCGCGTCAGGTCTCGCACCAGGCGGCCTGAGGTGCTGTAGACGCGCAGTTGCACCTCCTCCGCCTCGGCGGTCAGCGTAAAGGCGATGACCGTCTGCTGGGAAAAGGGGTTCGGGTGATTGGCGATGTTGCGCAGGGCAAAGTTCTCGCTCACCGTGAAGGTGGCTTCTGCCACGCCCTTGTTGCCGTGCACGTCGTAGGCGGTCACCTGCAACTCGTGCTGGCCTGGGTGGAGGTTAGGGCTGAGGCCTACCACCAGCATGTTGGGCGAGTCAGGTGTCGAAGTGCACGAGAACTCGGCGGGGGCAAGCTCGCGTCCGTCCAGTACCACCCGCACCGGGCGAAGGTCATTGTCCACCGGGCTCTGATCCTCGACGATAGCGACGATGTTCGGCTTGGCAGGCACAAAGTCGCCCTGGGCAAACGTCTGGCCCTGGAACGTGAGGCGAATCGTGGGCGCTTGGCTGTCCACATTCACAAAGAGGCCGTAGACAGAGAAAAGAGTTGCGGCACTGGCGGTCACCTTGGCGCGCGGCAGGTCAATTTGGCTATTCAAGGACACCCACTGTCCCACAGCCTTATCCCACGCGTAGAGTTTGAGTCGACCCAGCGATGCTGCGTGGGCGGCCAACGTGTCGGTGGGGTCGAAGTACGTCGCCACAGTGTACGGGGAAGAAAAGCTGAGGGTGCTGTCGTCGCTGGCCAGGGCGTAGAGGTAGTTGGACTTGCCATCCTTCAATCTCACAGGCACCAGGTCTATCGCCTTGCCTGCACCTGCAAAGTGCTGCAGCGGCATGCCACTCACTGCGATGGCCGTGTGGCGTGACATGGCCTGCGGCGGGATGGTTAGCGAAAAGTTGCCCTCCGCTTCAATCGGCTGGGCACCGGTCCCTGTCGTCCTCAGCACGATCCAGCGGGTGCGCTGGGCGCTGTTGTTGCCGCGGTTCTGTTCCTTGACCGCTTTGGCAGAATCGGCGACCACGCGGAAGGTGCGCAGCCCTTCCACCGGGTTGGCGCAGACAAATGTCACGATGGTATCCCGCCCGGGGGCCAGGTTGGTCAGGCGTTGCTCTGGGGCAATGAGCACCTTTTGCCCAGAGGTGACATCGAAAAGGTGGAGGGCAAATGGGCCGCTGTCTACGTCCCCGGTATTGGCTATTTTGGCGCGCACCTCCAAGGCGCTCGTCCCTGAAACCGTCATGCCCTCGGCAGTCACCGCTACGTCGGCGGACTTTATCACGTCATAGCTAAAGACCTCGCTGACTAAGCTACGGAGTTCCCCTGCACTGTACTCAGCAACGATGCGGTAGTAGACGCGTGCCCCCCCTTCCACCTGCAGCGGGGCAACGGTTCTGTACAACCCTTCCCCCCGGGATTCCATGACCAGACGCGTCCATGTAGCGCTGTTGCGCGACCATTCGCAGGAGACCCCAGTTATGCCACCAGGGGCCAAGGTAGGAGAAACCACCACCTGGGCCGAAATGTACACCGAATCCATGTGGGCGGGGCGCGCAGGCTCGGTATAGACTTGGACAAAGTGGGGCTCATTGAGCCTGAATCGCACCGCGCCGATGCCGTCGCTCTGCTCGTCCCAGAAATAGGCGCGCACCACGCCAACTCCCTTGCTCCCCTGCCAATGCTGCGCAAACTGCGTCGTCACCTGCGCTAAATCGGCTTGGAAACGCCCGCTGCTGACCGGGACTATCGTGTCGGCCACCACCGAGTCGGCATCGTTGACGACCTCCAGCAAGACCATCCCGGTGCCGCCGCCTGCAACGGTGCCACTCACGGAGAGCACCTCACCGACACTTAGACTGGCCTTGGTCAAGGAGAGCTCCACGCTTGTCCGCGGCAGGGCAATTTCCAGCGCCGGATCGCCCATGAGGTTGAAGCTTTTCGCCTCGTCCGGATAGCGAAAGCCCCCGGCCAGCATGCTCAGCTTGCCTTCGGTCGTCACCTGTCCGACGCGCCGCCTGCCAATGGCAAAGAGCGACTTGAACAGGCCAATGTTCAAGAGCTGGTCGCCATACAAGCGTGCCCGCCCTGCCGAGCCAAAGTGGGCCACGATTCCCCTTCCGGGGACACGAAGTAGCTCCTCACCCAGCGAGGCCTTGGTGGGACTGTCGAAGTAGCCGATGAAACAGGTCAAGCTGAAGAGTACCGGGAACTTCATGGTGTTGTTGAGCAGGTTCACGTCATCGATTTGGAAGAGTTCCTCATCGGAAAAGACTCCGCCGCCGCCGTGGCCGATGAAGTTCATGATCACGGTGCCCTCCTCGAACAAGCGCACCAGGTCCTCGGTGCTGCCCATGTGCGGCGAGCGGGTATCGGTGGACAAGCGACGCACGCGGATCTCCGGCGGCGTGCAGGTGCGCTGCAGGTAGTCGGCGTTCATCTCGAACTCGTTGCGGGTAGCGGTACCAGTGCCGGTGATGAGGCCGAGCTGCCGCCGCCACTGGCCAATGAGCGGGTAGCGTTCATACTGGATGATTTTGGCCACTACGGCGCCGGCTTCCTGCGCGCTCGCCACGGGCAGACGCCCGATGTACAGGTCCGGCAGCACATCTGTGCCACTCACGCAGGCAAAGTAGTTGTCGCTGGACAGGATGCCCCAGGTGGTCGTGTACTCCAGCATGGTCGGCACGTAGGTCTTCGCCTTCCAGCCACGCGCCACTTCCTTGTCAAAACCGTAGGTGCAATCGCCGACCAGCAGGACGTAACTCAGCCGCGGCGGGGCCCAGTGCTCGTAGGCGTATTGCAGAAACCGCTTTATCGCCCTGGGGTCCATGCTGCCGTCGCCAAACTCATCGTAGACGTCGGCCACGTCCACCACCATCGTGCGGAGGCCCCTGGCGCGGCGATGCTCGGCCAGGCGCTCCACCTCAGCCATGAAGTCGGCGTGGGTGATAATCACATAGTCGGCGCTGTTGCCGGGATCGCGCAGCTGCGACGGGGAATCCTTGACGATGGCCGCCGGAGTTTGCCAGCCGTCAGCCGGCAGCAGGTAGTATGTGGTGCTCAGCGGCGCTCTGTCCTGAAATGTCACGCGATAGAGGTTCCCCTCCCTTTCCCAGGCAAGGTTGGTGAACCTCCTGCCCACGGCATCGATGATGAGCGCATCGTTGCGCGTGAGGCCGCCGATGCGGTACTCCACCACCTGTCTCCGGCTGCCTTGAGCCCGCTGTAGTTGGAATCTGTTGCCCACAGCTTCAAGACGCGCGTCATATTCCACTTCGATCCAGTCCAGCAAGACCAGGTCAATATCGCCTGCTCCCGTGTCGCCAGGCAACTCGATGCTGAGCGCATTCTCTCCGTCGCTGAGGGCAGAAGCAGGCACAGAGGCATTGTCCACGGTGTATGCTGCTTGCCCGTCCCACATCACGTCGCCGATGACCCAGCCGTTCAGCTTCACCACCACGTGGTGGTCAGGGTTGGCATACGAGGGGTAGGTGAGCCCCCTCAGCCGCACCTTCACCCGCGCCGGCCGGCCATCCGTGGCGGGCTTGTCCAGGCGCAACGGAATGACCCGCAGGCTGCCGGGTTGCAGTTGCATCCAGAACCAGTGGTCGGCAGTTTCATCAGAAACCAAGAGCAGACGCTCGAAAATGAGGTCTTCCTCGAAGTGTCTGGTCAACCTCGTGCTCGCCGGCCGCAAGGGATCCGGGTCATACAAGCCGCCGTCCACTTCCACCACTTGTGCGCCGGGTACCTCGCCAATGGTCAGCCAGTAGACGTTGGCCGGCGTGTAAGGGGAATGGTAGCTGTAGTCGCCACGGTTGAAGTCACCGCGAAAGCGGATGGCGTCCTGCGGGTCGAAGGTGCCATCACGGGTGCCGGTCACCCACACGGGCACAGGCTGTCCCTTATTGGTGAGGCTGATCAGGCGTGGGTCAACCCCATTGAGGACGGCGCCTGCGCCCTGTAAGTCACGACCGGTGACCTGGTAGAAGCCGTCTTTTTCCACAATGATTTTGAACACCTGCCCGGCGCGTGACGCCGTGGAACTCTTGGCGAGCGCCAGCGGCGTCTCTTGCCCTTTGCGCCACTGTCTGGCCTGCGCATAGTTAGCCAACGTGGTCCGGAAAAAGTCCTCAAAGACCGACTGCTGGGGAGAAACCTGCTGTGTGGTCACGGTTACCACCCCCGGCTGACCAAAGAGAACCGCCACGCGGATTGAGCGCGCCACCTGGGCACGGTGGGTTGCCTGGTTAACGCGCACCGGGTAGAATACCACCTGAGCTATGCGCTGTTCGCGCACAAAGCCCACTTGGCCCAAGGTGACAAAGTCGGCCGGATACCACTCGCTTGCCCCGCCGACGCCAACGCTCGCCTCCTGCGACTCATCCGGCGCCTTCTGGATGTCGGGGACAGTCTGCTCCACAAAGTCCACGCCTTGCACTTGCAGGGCGACCTCGCCCTCCTCGGGGACGCCGACCACTGCGGCGGTCGTGGGCAGCACAGGCCTGCCTGGTTCGCCAGTGCTGCCGTAGCCATCGATGACCAGCGAGACGACTTCCGCTTGCCCCTCAACCGGCACAATGCGCAACGAATCAACCCGCAGCTCTATCGTCACGCCAGTCGAAGTTGCATTGACCAGCTCCACTCCTGGATACGCGGGGAGCACTGCTACGCTCCCCAGCGCTATTGTCATAGCCATCTTCTTGCACCGCCTCATCACGCTCAGTCTCCCTTCCGCTCCGCAGCCATCAGCGTCAATGTTCCTTCAGCGCCTTCCATCTTGCGCCTGGCAAGGTACCGTTGGAGCCACGCCTCTGCCCCCACGCCAAATTCAGACCCAGTAGATTATCGTTGCGGCCATCAATGCCCAAAGGATGATAGCCGCCAGCAAGGGCACATCCGCAAAGAGGAGCACCTCCGGATTGCCGCCCCCATTTTCGTGATGCACCAGGTACAGGTAGCGAAAAATGCCAAAGACCACCAGTGGGACAGTGTAGACCAAGTTGGGCGTCCCAAACTCAGCCAAAGTGTGCGGCGACAGCGTGTACAGCGTGTAGCTCATCACCGCCGAGGTTGCCGCCAAGATGATAAATTGGTCAAGAAGCACCGGGCTGTAGGCAATCAGAGCCCGACGATGCGCGGTGGCAACGCTGCCCAGGGCGGTCAGCTCGTGGCGACGTTTGCAAAGGGCGACAAAGAGGGCCAAGAAGGTGGTGCACACCACCAGCCACTGCGAGATCGCCACGTCGACCACCACGGCTCCAGCCACCGCGCGCAGCACAAACCCGATGGCGATGATTAGCGTGTCAAGAGGCGCCACTCGCTTCAGCCACATGGAGTAGATGACCATCAGGACGTAGTAGCCCACGGCAAGTGCGGCGAATTGTGCATTCAGGCAGACGGCGCCGAAGATGCCGACAACTGCCAACATGCCGGCGACGCTGAGGGCGAAGACAGGCCTGAGCACGCCACTGGCTACCGGGCGCATGCGCTTGAGAGGGTGCTGCCGGTCCTGTTCGGCATCGATTACGTCGTTGACCAGATACACAGAACTCGAAAGAAGGCAGAATACCGCAAATGCCAGACAGGCCCTCATCACCAACGGGGCGGAGCCAAGGTTCAACGAGAACATGACGCCGGCAAAGAGCAACAGGTTCTTTGTCCACTGCCTGGGCCTGATTGCCACCAGCAATGCGCCAATGGTTTCCCTGCGCCACGACCGCGCGCGCGGCTGTGTGCCGGCTACCGCCGGTAAGCTGTAGCCTCCCATTTCACCTCCGCAGATTTGACCTGTTCGGCTCCAGGCTTCGTGCCGCCTGCTGCCCGCCACCGTTGCACAAGCCAGACGACCCCGAAGCCGGCAAAGGGCATGAGGAACACATCAAGCGGCAGCCGCAGCCGCACGATGGCAATGTACAGCGCGTGCGCCACATCAAAGCCGATGAAAAGGCAAAGGAACGCAAGGTTCT contains:
- a CDS encoding type II toxin-antitoxin system HicB family antitoxin, which codes for MARVFNVIIERDAEGWYVASVSELRGCHTQAKSLDTLMKRIREAIELCLEVEGSEIPPQEFIGVQRIWVEV
- a CDS encoding type II toxin-antitoxin system HicA family toxin, producing MTKLPQLKGQELIAALRKAGFEVIRIKGSHHFLRHPEGRCTVVPVHRGETIGDCEMTSDELLELL
- a CDS encoding type II toxin-antitoxin system HicB family antitoxin is translated as MYRFLIVVEKADGNYSAYSPDLPGCVATGKTREQVTRNMHKAIEMHIHGLLEGNLPIPKSRSFAEYVAVSL
- a CDS encoding UPF0164 family protein, whose product is MPQLLRAGTYAAEFLRIGVGARAAAMGSAFAALANDGTAFYWNPAGLAYLRHAELTFEHTPMFGGIAQYNVASIALRVMPGMAVGLSWIRLGVEDIPRYGELAETRWDRFTNPALRSTGQPEGYFSDSENAIMLSFARKMDFEVSLGLGLSRVWIPTELCLGATYKYLEQHLDSFSGHGQGLDAGLLLRLTTEAESAGQPVRSLGLGVSVRDLSRTSLKWNSPARVIDRTVPVVRCGVALTQNLPFLRSQAGLALDKEYFGAEGVYLGGELVVGRVVALRLGSHDGDLAVGAGLRLGGVRMDYAFVSYQLRGTHRVSAAMHL
- a CDS encoding C25 family cysteine peptidase; the protein is MAMTIALGSVAVLPAYPGVELVNATSTGVTIELRVDSLRIVPVEGQAEVVSLVIDGYGSTGEPGRPVLPTTAAVVGVPEEGEVALQVQGVDFVEQTVPDIQKAPDESQEASVGVGGASEWYPADFVTLGQVGFVREQRIAQVVFYPVRVNQATHRAQVARSIRVAVLFGQPGVVTVTTQQVSPQQSVFEDFFRTTLANYAQARQWRKGQETPLALAKSSTASRAGQVFKIIVEKDGFYQVTGRDLQGAGAVLNGVDPRLISLTNKGQPVPVWVTGTRDGTFDPQDAIRFRGDFNRGDYSYHSPYTPANVYWLTIGEVPGAQVVEVDGGLYDPDPLRPASTRLTRHFEEDLIFERLLLVSDETADHWFWMQLQPGSLRVIPLRLDKPATDGRPARVKVRLRGLTYPSYANPDHHVVVKLNGWVIGDVMWDGQAAYTVDNASVPASALSDGENALSIELPGDTGAGDIDLVLLDWIEVEYDARLEAVGNRFQLQRAQGSRRQVVEYRIGGLTRNDALIIDAVGRRFTNLAWEREGNLYRVTFQDRAPLSTTYYLLPADGWQTPAAIVKDSPSQLRDPGNSADYVIITHADFMAEVERLAEHRRARGLRTMVVDVADVYDEFGDGSMDPRAIKRFLQYAYEHWAPPRLSYVLLVGDCTYGFDKEVARGWKAKTYVPTMLEYTTTWGILSSDNYFACVSGTDVLPDLYIGRLPVASAQEAGAVVAKIIQYERYPLIGQWRRQLGLITGTGTATRNEFEMNADYLQRTCTPPEIRVRRLSTDTRSPHMGSTEDLVRLFEEGTVIMNFIGHGGGGVFSDEELFQIDDVNLLNNTMKFPVLFSLTCFIGYFDSPTKASLGEELLRVPGRGIVAHFGSAGRARLYGDQLLNIGLFKSLFAIGRRRVGQVTTEGKLSMLAGGFRYPDEAKSFNLMGDPALEIALPRTSVELSLTKASLSVGEVLSVSGTVAGGGTGMVLLEVVNDADSVVADTIVPVSSGRFQADLAQVTTQFAQHWQGSKGVGVVRAYFWDEQSDGIGAVRFRLNEPHFVQVYTEPARPAHMDSVYISAQVVVSPTLAPGGITGVSCEWSRNSATWTRLVMESRGEGLYRTVAPLQVEGGARVYYRIVAEYSAGELRSLVSEVFSYDVIKSADVAVTAEGMTVSGTSALEVRAKIANTGDVDSGPFALHLFDVTSGQKVLIAPEQRLTNLAPGRDTIVTFVCANPVEGLRTFRVVADSAKAVKEQNRGNNSAQRTRWIVLRTTGTGAQPIEAEGNFSLTIPPQAMSRHTAIAVSGMPLQHFAGAGKAIDLVPVRLKDGKSNYLYALASDDSTLSFSSPYTVATYFDPTDTLAAHAASLGRLKLYAWDKAVGQWVSLNSQIDLPRAKVTASAATLFSVYGLFVNVDSQAPTIRLTFQGQTFAQGDFVPAKPNIVAIVEDQSPVDNDLRPVRVVLDGRELAPAEFSCTSTPDSPNMLVVGLSPNLHPGQHELQVTAYDVHGNKGVAEATFTVSENFALRNIANHPNPFSQQTVIAFTLTAEAEEVQLRVYSTSGRLVRDLTREVESVIGYTEVVWDGTDEEGEQVANGVYYLKLVAKRGRDKIETIEKVARLR
- a CDS encoding decaprenyl-phosphate phosphoribosyltransferase, encoding MGGYSLPAVAGTQPRARSWRRETIGALLVAIRPRQWTKNLLLFAGVMFSLNLGSAPLVMRACLAFAVFCLLSSSVYLVNDVIDAEQDRQHPLKRMRPVASGVLRPVFALSVAGMLAVVGIFGAVCLNAQFAALAVGYYVLMVIYSMWLKRVAPLDTLIIAIGFVLRAVAGAVVVDVAISQWLVVCTTFLALFVALCKRRHELTALGSVATAHRRALIAYSPVLLDQFIILAATSAVMSYTLYTLSPHTLAEFGTPNLVYTVPLVVFGIFRYLYLVHHENGGGNPEVLLFADVPLLAAIILWALMAATIIYWV